One region of Intestinimonas massiliensis (ex Afouda et al. 2020) genomic DNA includes:
- a CDS encoding DUF378 domain-containing protein — protein MIMDKIALILAIIGGLNWGSIGIFGFDLVAFLFGGSSSAISRVIYTLVGLAALWCISLLFRDTDTVDERA, from the coding sequence ATGATCATGGATAAGATCGCTCTGATTCTGGCCATCATCGGCGGCCTGAATTGGGGCAGCATCGGCATCTTCGGCTTTGACCTGGTCGCCTTCCTGTTCGGTGGCTCCAGCAGCGCCATCAGCCGTGTGATCTACACCCTGGTGGGCCTGGCCGCGCTCTGGTGCATCTCCCTGCTGTTCCGGGACACCGACACCGTGGACGAGCGGGCCTGA
- a CDS encoding GntR family transcriptional regulator, with product MRAVQFSASIPIYLQVMGDMKRDMAAGALPAGGRVDSVRALAARYGINLNTMQRACAELEREGLLVTRRGIGSFVTEDRERLEALREEMARGLAQAYLEGMAGLGFGRAEAEARLKREGEE from the coding sequence GTGAGAGCAGTGCAGTTTTCCGCCAGCATCCCCATTTATCTCCAGGTGATGGGGGACATGAAGCGGGACATGGCTGCCGGGGCCCTGCCGGCCGGGGGGCGGGTGGACTCGGTCCGGGCTCTGGCGGCCCGGTACGGGATCAACCTGAATACGATGCAGCGCGCCTGCGCCGAACTGGAGCGGGAGGGCCTGCTGGTCACCCGGCGGGGGATCGGCTCCTTTGTCACCGAGGACCGGGAGCGGCTGGAAGCCCTCCGGGAGGAGATGGCCCGGGGTCTGGCCCAGGCTTATCTGGAGGGTATGGCGGGCCTGGGCTTTGGCAGGGCGGAGGCGGAGGCCAGACTGAAACGGGAGGGAGAGGAATGA
- a CDS encoding ABC transporter ATP-binding protein: protein MSRILEVSGLSKHMGGSMALDGCSFSLESGRIVGLLGPNGAGKSTLLKTLAGVLRPDQGTVTLRGEPVTRRLRPRIAYMADHSLLPGEMKVETAVKWYRDLFPGASEPRLRQVAGGLPWDRKVSELSKGQAERLDLGMLLAREADVYLLDEPLGGVDPVERARILNEVMAFLEEDRTVLMATHLVHDIEPILDDVLFLRGGRVILHEAAEEIRARYGRSVEEHYMAVFGGGTT, encoded by the coding sequence ATGAGCCGAATACTGGAGGTGAGCGGCCTTTCCAAGCACATGGGCGGCAGCATGGCGCTGGATGGGTGCTCGTTTAGCCTGGAGAGTGGCCGTATCGTGGGCCTGCTGGGCCCCAACGGGGCGGGGAAGTCCACGCTGCTGAAGACCTTGGCGGGGGTGCTGCGGCCCGACCAGGGGACCGTCACCCTGCGGGGAGAGCCGGTGACACGGCGGCTGCGGCCCCGCATCGCCTACATGGCGGACCACAGCCTGCTGCCCGGGGAGATGAAGGTCGAAACGGCGGTAAAGTGGTACCGGGACCTGTTCCCGGGGGCGAGCGAGCCGCGCCTGCGCCAGGTTGCGGGGGGCCTGCCCTGGGACCGGAAGGTAAGTGAGCTGTCCAAGGGGCAGGCGGAGCGGCTGGACCTGGGGATGCTGCTGGCCCGGGAGGCCGACGTCTATCTGCTGGACGAGCCCCTGGGGGGCGTGGACCCGGTGGAACGGGCCCGCATTCTGAATGAGGTCATGGCGTTTCTGGAAGAGGACCGGACGGTCCTGATGGCCACCCATCTGGTCCACGATATTGAGCCCATTCTGGACGACGTGCTGTTCCTGCGGGGTGGACGGGTGATTCTCCACGAGGCCGCCGAGGAGATCCGGGCGCGGTATGGCCGGTCGGTGGAGGAGCATTATATGGCGGTGTTTGGAGGAGGGACGACATGA
- the cdd gene encoding cytidine deaminase gives MTDRELVDQAIKMLDYSYVPYSKFPVGAALECADGSVFTGCNVENAAFGDTICAERTAVVKAVSEGHRDDFIRIAIAGHSADYCWPCGSCRQVLFEFAPDLEVLIAKEGGDFVKLSLRELLAHGFGPKALL, from the coding sequence ATGACCGACCGTGAGCTGGTGGATCAGGCCATCAAAATGCTGGACTACTCCTATGTGCCCTATTCCAAATTCCCCGTGGGCGCCGCGCTGGAGTGCGCTGACGGCAGTGTGTTCACCGGCTGCAACGTGGAGAACGCAGCTTTCGGCGACACCATCTGCGCCGAGCGCACCGCTGTGGTGAAGGCGGTCAGCGAGGGCCACCGGGATGATTTTATCCGCATCGCCATCGCCGGACATTCCGCCGACTACTGCTGGCCCTGCGGCTCCTGCCGCCAGGTGCTCTTTGAGTTCGCTCCCGACCTGGAGGTCCTCATCGCCAAGGAGGGCGGCGACTTCGTGAAGCTGTCCCTGCGGGAGCTGCTTGCCCACGGCTTTGGCCCCAAGGCCCTGCTGTGA
- a CDS encoding rhomboid family intramembrane serine protease → MRSFDSWLDRFCAKHRNLAVPNLMLYIVIGNVIVFVLDMFSRYSFSHMLTFVPYYIFHGQIWRLVTFIFVPEGSNLLFVAISLYFYYFIGNALEREWGSARFTVFYGIGVLVNIAVGLVLSFLYGLNYPWPVVSMYYINMSLFFAFAALYPDLQVLLFFIIPVKVKWLAWIDAAFFAWSILSSLFHLNWVGVVLPVVAILNFLLFFSSDAARIFGRVRHRTSRQTINFKKATKEAKKDKGYLHKCAVCGITDADDPNMEFRYCSKCSGYYCYCMDHINNHVHIQ, encoded by the coding sequence TTGCGCTCCTTCGATTCCTGGCTCGACCGGTTCTGCGCCAAGCACCGCAATCTGGCCGTCCCCAACCTGATGCTCTACATCGTCATCGGCAATGTGATCGTCTTCGTGCTGGACATGTTCAGCCGTTATTCCTTCTCCCATATGCTGACCTTCGTGCCCTACTATATCTTCCATGGGCAGATCTGGCGGCTGGTGACCTTTATCTTCGTCCCGGAGGGCAGCAATTTGCTCTTCGTGGCTATCTCCCTCTATTTTTACTACTTCATCGGCAATGCCCTGGAGCGGGAGTGGGGCTCCGCCCGCTTCACCGTATTTTACGGCATCGGCGTGCTGGTCAACATCGCGGTGGGCCTGGTGCTCTCCTTCCTCTATGGGCTGAACTACCCCTGGCCCGTGGTGAGCATGTACTATATCAACATGTCCCTCTTCTTCGCCTTTGCCGCCCTTTACCCGGACCTACAGGTGCTGCTCTTCTTTATCATTCCCGTGAAGGTGAAGTGGCTGGCCTGGATCGACGCCGCCTTCTTCGCTTGGAGCATCCTCTCCAGCTTGTTCCATCTGAACTGGGTGGGCGTGGTGCTGCCCGTCGTGGCCATCCTCAACTTCCTGCTCTTCTTCTCCTCCGACGCCGCCCGTATCTTTGGCCGGGTAAGGCACCGCACCTCCCGCCAGACCATCAACTTTAAAAAAGCGACGAAGGAGGCCAAAAAGGACAAGGGCTATCTCCATAAATGCGCCGTCTGCGGCATCACCGACGCCGACGACCCCAACATGGAGTTCCGCTACTGCTCCAAGTGCAGCGGCTACTACTGCTACTGCATGGACCACATCAACAACCACGTGCATATTCAGTGA
- a CDS encoding glycosyltransferase family 2 protein: MPKISIIVPVYRAEAVLPTCVESVFAQTFQDWELLLVDDGSPDKSGRLCDEYAARDPRVRVFHKGNGGVSSARNLGMREARGEYLFFIDADDWIDAKAFERLWTALEEAGADSAGCAHWNVEPGGRRWAEPAAMPAGVYGREEFRRGIVDRLLGQRLGRPGEVLNGFIWRFLFRRDIIAAHDIRFAGAYLEDELFLMEYFCLAERLVVLDEPLYYYLHNPASVTRNYLPDYMDTFRTFLEAKRALVHRYGLEKDDPGWADSTCWAGLLIAIGNEYAPGNPAASRDKRRRVEAFTMEPDMAHAIRSIRPQGLGRNKQMVADLVCKRQFWLLTLLYTVKNRGK; this comes from the coding sequence ATGCCCAAAATTTCCATTATTGTGCCGGTCTACCGGGCGGAGGCCGTGCTCCCCACATGCGTGGAGTCGGTTTTTGCCCAGACCTTCCAGGACTGGGAGCTGCTGCTGGTGGACGACGGGTCCCCGGACAAGAGCGGGCGGCTCTGCGACGAATACGCCGCCCGGGACCCTCGGGTGCGGGTGTTCCACAAGGGCAACGGCGGGGTCTCCTCCGCCCGGAACCTGGGGATGCGGGAGGCCCGGGGGGAGTATCTCTTCTTCATTGACGCCGACGACTGGATCGACGCGAAGGCCTTTGAGCGCCTGTGGACGGCGCTGGAGGAGGCGGGAGCCGACTCCGCCGGATGCGCCCACTGGAATGTGGAGCCGGGGGGGCGCCGGTGGGCGGAGCCCGCCGCCATGCCCGCCGGGGTGTACGGCCGGGAGGAATTCCGGCGCGGCATTGTGGACCGGCTGCTGGGGCAGCGGCTGGGCCGGCCCGGCGAGGTGCTCAACGGTTTTATCTGGCGGTTTTTGTTCCGCCGGGACATCATTGCCGCCCATGACATCCGTTTTGCCGGGGCCTATCTGGAGGACGAACTCTTCCTGATGGAGTATTTTTGCCTGGCGGAGAGGCTGGTGGTGCTGGACGAGCCGCTGTATTACTACCTGCACAACCCGGCCTCGGTGACCCGGAATTACCTGCCCGACTATATGGACACGTTTCGAACATTTCTGGAGGCCAAACGGGCCCTGGTCCACCGGTACGGCCTGGAGAAGGATGATCCCGGATGGGCGGACAGCACCTGCTGGGCGGGGCTGCTCATCGCCATCGGCAACGAGTATGCCCCGGGAAACCCCGCCGCCTCCCGGGACAAGCGCCGCCGGGTGGAGGCCTTCACCATGGAGCCCGATATGGCCCACGCCATCCGCTCCATCCGGCCCCAGGGCCTGGGCAGGAACAAACAGATGGTGGCGGACCTGGTCTGCAAGCGGCAGTTTTGGCTGCTGACCCTGCTGTATACCGTCAAAAATCGGGGAAAGTGA
- a CDS encoding O-antigen ligase family protein has protein sequence MVIFENSLVGGLLLRLWYVLCRWYEGSAVHRGLTALSRGWTRLFHGSAVMTFLTRDGTLPRAWRSSLACTVAETAVNLPAALLHWIYRKAKPVFDNSFFALLAFSMGEQVPAAIGWLMAGILIIPYEHWDNRYSLMGYVLMLLLFLAGGMRNRNLRLDFKSVGPYALCFAFAVCLAWPVSYSSALSLRFLFFHLTCMLCVVVTVSAVERTEQLLRLAGMASLAMAGTGLYAVYQRIQGVEVNYSYVDALLNEGMPGRVYAVFDNPNAFAQVLVLLIPLGVALLLGSRTGWGRLGALIALGLGALAIGMTYARASWIGLVAAAAVFVFLWNRRLIPAFLLLGLLALPLLPDTIFNRILTIFNLKDTSTSSRFPLYEAALRLIRARPIRGAGLGTDVVRKAVADLNLYHGTAPFVHAHDIYLQVWLETGLLGIACFVAALLAGIKAAAKSVKMPGCPAPVRMVTIGGAASMAGILVCGIADYIWNYPRVMVVFWFVFAVMLSGVKLAKKSK, from the coding sequence ATGGTGATTTTCGAAAACAGCCTGGTCGGCGGGCTGCTGCTGCGCCTGTGGTATGTGCTCTGCCGCTGGTATGAGGGCAGCGCCGTCCACCGGGGGCTGACCGCCCTGTCCCGTGGATGGACCCGCCTCTTTCACGGCAGCGCGGTCATGACCTTCCTCACCCGGGACGGGACCCTGCCGAGAGCCTGGCGGAGCAGCCTGGCCTGCACGGTGGCGGAGACGGCGGTCAACCTGCCGGCCGCCCTGCTCCACTGGATCTACCGGAAGGCAAAGCCGGTCTTTGACAACAGCTTCTTTGCTCTGCTGGCCTTCTCCATGGGCGAGCAGGTCCCCGCGGCCATCGGCTGGCTGATGGCCGGCATCCTCATCATCCCCTATGAGCACTGGGACAACCGCTACAGCCTGATGGGATATGTCCTGATGCTCCTGCTCTTCCTGGCGGGGGGGATGCGGAACCGGAACCTCCGGCTGGACTTCAAGAGCGTGGGGCCCTACGCCCTGTGCTTTGCCTTCGCCGTCTGTCTGGCTTGGCCGGTGTCCTACTCCTCGGCTCTGTCCCTGCGCTTTTTGTTTTTCCACCTCACGTGCATGCTGTGCGTGGTCGTGACGGTCAGCGCCGTGGAGCGGACCGAGCAGCTCCTGCGGCTGGCCGGTATGGCCAGCCTGGCCATGGCCGGCACCGGACTTTACGCGGTCTATCAGCGCATCCAGGGTGTGGAGGTCAACTACTCCTATGTGGACGCCCTCCTCAACGAGGGGATGCCCGGCCGGGTGTACGCCGTGTTTGACAATCCCAACGCCTTCGCACAGGTGCTGGTACTGCTCATCCCCCTTGGCGTGGCCCTGCTGCTGGGCAGCCGTACCGGCTGGGGGCGCTTGGGAGCTCTGATCGCCCTGGGGCTGGGGGCCCTGGCCATAGGCATGACTTACGCCCGGGCCAGTTGGATCGGTCTGGTCGCGGCCGCCGCCGTCTTTGTATTCCTATGGAACCGCAGGCTCATTCCGGCCTTTCTCCTGCTGGGCCTGCTGGCCCTGCCCCTGCTGCCCGACACCATTTTCAACCGCATCCTGACCATCTTCAACCTCAAGGACACCTCTACCTCCAGCCGCTTTCCCCTGTATGAGGCCGCCCTGCGGCTCATCCGGGCGCGGCCCATCCGGGGCGCCGGGCTGGGCACCGACGTGGTCCGCAAGGCGGTGGCCGACCTGAACCTGTACCATGGCACCGCCCCCTTTGTCCACGCCCACGACATCTATCTGCAGGTGTGGCTGGAGACGGGCCTGCTGGGGATCGCCTGCTTTGTCGCCGCCCTGCTGGCGGGGATCAAGGCCGCCGCCAAGTCCGTCAAAATGCCCGGCTGTCCCGCCCCCGTGCGGATGGTCACCATCGGCGGGGCGGCCTCCATGGCGGGTATCCTGGTGTGCGGCATCGCCGACTACATCTGGAATTATCCCAGAGTCATGGTGGTGTTCTGGTTCGTATTTGCCGTGATGCTCTCGGGCGTCAAGCTGGCGAAGAAATCCAAGTAA
- a CDS encoding heavy metal translocating P-type ATPase produces MKQKFTVTGMTCSACSAHVTKAVEKLPGVSSVNVNLLGGSMLVEYDPQSESPDAIIAAVDAAGYGASLPAAGGTKAAASVQGQVPSMEAELAGMKRRFTVSLAFLIPLFYLAMGHMMGWPLPHFFHDPGNALLVALIQFLLVLPILYINDKYYRVGFQALLRGAPNMDSLIAVGSAAAVIYGVAALFQIGWGLGHGDADRVARWSMDLYFESAGMILTLITLGKFLETRSKGKTSEAIGRLMDLAPKTATVVRDGSETEVPVEDVVVGDLIVVRPGQSLPVDGVVTDGASSVDESALTGESIPVEKGPGDRVAAASINKSGSFTFRATRVGEDTTLAQMIALVDEAASSKAPIAKLADQVAGVFVPVVMAIALVTAVVWLIATGGDITRALTAGVSVLVISCPCALGLATPVAILVGTGKGAENGILVKSAEALETLHTVQTVVLDKTGTVTQGKPRVTDLYPHEGVTTEELLCIAASLEKPSEHPLAEAIVAEAQERAIPLAPVKDFQAVHGRGVQAEIQGARYLAGNRAMLEEHGVELGADRLIADGLAENGRTPLYFAGDGKLLGIIAVADTVKPTSAQAIQGFRDLGLDVVMLTGDNRRTAEAIGRELGVTQVIAEVLPQDKEKVVSRLQQEGKRVAMVGDGINDAPALARSDVGLAIGAGTDVAIESADIVLMKSDLLDAVTAVELSRATIRNVKENLFWAFLYNTIGIPLAAGVFFPVLGWQLNPMFAAAAMSLSSVSVVSNALRLKLFQPRHKAAASPKTQSKTEKEVYVMERTLTIEGMMCQHCAAHVTKALNALPGVTATVDLDAKTATVTGSADDAALKKAVEDAGYQVTTIS; encoded by the coding sequence ATGAAGCAAAAATTTACCGTCACCGGCATGACCTGCTCGGCCTGCTCGGCCCACGTGACCAAGGCCGTGGAGAAGTTGCCTGGGGTCTCGTCGGTGAACGTCAACCTGCTGGGCGGCTCCATGCTGGTGGAGTACGACCCCCAGTCGGAATCCCCCGACGCTATCATCGCGGCGGTGGACGCCGCCGGATACGGGGCCTCCCTCCCCGCCGCGGGCGGGACAAAGGCCGCCGCCTCCGTCCAGGGGCAGGTCCCCTCCATGGAGGCCGAGCTGGCGGGCATGAAACGCCGCTTTACCGTCTCGCTGGCGTTCCTCATCCCCCTGTTCTATCTCGCCATGGGTCATATGATGGGCTGGCCCCTTCCTCATTTCTTCCACGATCCGGGCAACGCCCTGCTGGTGGCCCTGATCCAGTTCCTGCTGGTGCTGCCCATCCTGTATATCAACGACAAATACTACCGGGTGGGTTTTCAGGCGCTGCTCCGCGGGGCCCCGAACATGGACTCTCTCATTGCGGTGGGCTCCGCCGCCGCCGTGATCTACGGCGTGGCCGCCCTCTTCCAGATCGGCTGGGGACTGGGCCATGGGGACGCCGACCGGGTAGCCCGGTGGTCCATGGACCTGTACTTTGAGTCGGCCGGCATGATCCTCACCCTCATCACCCTGGGCAAATTTCTGGAGACCCGCTCCAAGGGCAAAACCAGCGAGGCCATCGGTCGTCTGATGGACCTGGCCCCCAAAACGGCCACCGTTGTGCGGGACGGTTCCGAGACGGAGGTGCCGGTGGAGGATGTGGTGGTGGGCGATCTCATTGTGGTACGCCCCGGGCAGTCCCTCCCCGTGGACGGCGTCGTCACGGACGGGGCGTCCTCTGTGGATGAGTCCGCCCTCACCGGCGAGTCCATCCCCGTGGAGAAGGGCCCCGGCGACCGGGTGGCGGCCGCATCCATCAACAAGTCGGGCTCCTTCACCTTCCGGGCCACCCGGGTGGGCGAGGACACCACCCTGGCCCAGATGATCGCCCTGGTGGACGAGGCCGCCTCCTCCAAGGCCCCCATCGCCAAGCTGGCCGACCAGGTGGCCGGGGTCTTCGTCCCCGTGGTCATGGCCATCGCCCTGGTCACTGCCGTGGTTTGGCTCATCGCCACCGGCGGTGACATCACCCGGGCCCTGACCGCAGGCGTATCCGTGCTGGTCATCTCCTGCCCCTGCGCCCTGGGCCTGGCCACTCCCGTGGCCATCCTGGTGGGTACCGGCAAGGGCGCGGAAAACGGCATTCTCGTCAAATCCGCCGAGGCGCTGGAGACCCTGCACACCGTGCAGACCGTGGTGCTGGACAAGACCGGCACCGTCACCCAGGGCAAGCCCCGGGTCACCGACCTCTACCCCCACGAGGGCGTCACCACGGAGGAGCTGCTGTGCATCGCCGCCTCCCTGGAAAAACCCTCGGAGCACCCGCTGGCGGAGGCCATCGTGGCTGAGGCGCAGGAGCGCGCCATCCCCCTGGCGCCGGTGAAGGACTTCCAGGCCGTCCACGGCCGGGGCGTCCAGGCGGAGATCCAGGGGGCCCGCTATCTGGCGGGCAACCGGGCCATGCTGGAGGAGCACGGCGTGGAATTGGGGGCCGACCGGCTCATTGCCGACGGCCTGGCGGAAAACGGCAGGACCCCGCTGTACTTTGCCGGGGACGGCAAGCTGCTGGGCATCATCGCCGTGGCCGACACGGTGAAGCCCACCAGCGCCCAGGCCATCCAGGGGTTCCGGGACCTGGGGCTGGACGTGGTAATGCTCACCGGCGACAATCGGCGCACCGCCGAGGCCATCGGCCGGGAGCTGGGCGTCACCCAGGTCATTGCCGAGGTGCTGCCCCAGGACAAGGAAAAGGTGGTCTCCCGGCTCCAGCAGGAGGGGAAACGGGTGGCCATGGTGGGCGACGGCATCAACGACGCCCCTGCCCTGGCCCGGTCCGACGTGGGACTGGCCATCGGAGCAGGCACCGATGTGGCCATCGAGTCCGCCGACATCGTGCTGATGAAGAGCGACCTGCTGGACGCGGTGACGGCGGTGGAGCTCTCCAGGGCCACCATCCGCAACGTGAAGGAGAACCTCTTCTGGGCCTTCCTCTATAACACCATCGGCATCCCCCTGGCGGCCGGGGTCTTTTTCCCCGTGCTGGGGTGGCAGCTCAACCCCATGTTCGCTGCCGCCGCCATGAGCCTCAGTTCCGTCAGCGTGGTATCCAACGCCCTGCGGCTCAAGCTGTTCCAGCCCAGGCACAAGGCCGCCGCTTCCCCGAAAACCCAATCAAAAACCGAAAAGGAGGTGTATGTTATGGAACGGACGCTCACCATCGAGGGTATGATGTGCCAGCACTGCGCGGCCCACGTCACCAAGGCCCTGAACGCCCTCCCCGGCGTCACCGCCACGGTGGACCTGGACGCCAAGACCGCCACTGTCACTGGCAGCGCCGACGACGCAGCCCTGAAAAAGGCCGTGGAGGACGCGGGCTATCAGGTGACCACCATCTCCTGA
- the metK gene encoding methionine adenosyltransferase, producing the protein MSHRVFTSESVTEGHPDKVCDQISDAVLDDILASDPTAHVACETFTTTGMIVVMGEITTSHYTDIPAIARKTVQRIGYTDPAYGFDYRSCAVMTAIDEQSPDIAMGVNQSYEVQQGGDSDPLDLVGAGDQGMMFGYACDETAELMPAPISMAHQLCRRLTEARKSGELTWLRPDGKSQVTVEYDADGSVLRCPAIVVSTQHDPDIALKDLREAVTETIIRPVIPARFIDKETKIYVNPTGRFVVGGPVGDTGLTGRKIIVDTYGGSASHGGGCFSGKDPTKVDRSAAYMARYAAKNLVAAGLARKCQIELAYAIGVAHPVSVLVDTFGTGRLEDEALAQIVDKHFDLRPAAIIRDLDLRRPIYEQTAAYGHFGRTDIDLPWERTDRAETLKQYLK; encoded by the coding sequence ATGAGTCATCGCGTATTTACCTCTGAGTCCGTTACCGAGGGGCATCCCGACAAGGTATGCGACCAGATTTCCGACGCCGTTCTGGACGATATCCTGGCCAGCGATCCCACCGCCCATGTGGCCTGTGAGACCTTCACCACCACCGGCATGATCGTGGTCATGGGCGAGATCACCACCTCCCACTACACCGACATCCCCGCCATTGCCCGGAAGACCGTGCAGCGCATCGGCTACACCGACCCGGCCTACGGCTTCGATTACCGCTCCTGCGCCGTTATGACCGCCATCGACGAGCAGTCCCCCGACATCGCCATGGGCGTCAACCAGTCCTATGAGGTACAGCAGGGCGGCGACTCCGACCCCCTGGACCTGGTGGGGGCCGGCGACCAGGGTATGATGTTCGGCTATGCCTGCGACGAGACCGCCGAGCTGATGCCCGCGCCCATCTCCATGGCCCACCAGCTCTGCCGCCGCCTGACCGAGGCGCGCAAGAGCGGCGAGCTCACCTGGCTGCGCCCCGACGGCAAGAGCCAGGTCACCGTGGAGTATGACGCCGACGGCAGCGTGCTGCGCTGCCCCGCCATCGTGGTCTCCACCCAGCACGACCCGGACATTGCCCTCAAGGACCTGCGGGAGGCAGTCACCGAGACCATCATCCGGCCCGTCATCCCCGCCCGTTTTATCGACAAGGAGACCAAGATCTACGTCAACCCCACCGGCCGCTTCGTGGTGGGCGGCCCGGTGGGCGACACCGGCCTCACCGGCCGGAAGATCATCGTGGACACCTACGGCGGCTCCGCCAGCCACGGCGGCGGCTGCTTCTCCGGCAAGGACCCCACTAAGGTGGACCGCTCGGCCGCCTATATGGCCCGGTACGCGGCCAAGAACCTGGTGGCTGCCGGACTGGCCCGGAAGTGCCAGATCGAGCTGGCCTACGCCATCGGCGTGGCTCATCCGGTGTCCGTGCTGGTGGACACCTTCGGCACCGGACGGCTGGAGGACGAGGCGCTGGCGCAGATCGTGGACAAGCACTTCGACCTGCGCCCCGCGGCCATCATCCGGGACCTGGATCTGCGCCGTCCCATCTATGAGCAGACCGCCGCTTACGGCCACTTCGGCCGCACGGACATCGACCTGCCCTGGGAGCGGACCGACCGGGCGGAGACGCTGAAGCAGTATCTGAAGTAA
- a CDS encoding Cof-type HAD-IIB family hydrolase, whose translation MRHRRLHLELSQSHGGVLVRICRDALGRQAGEEIQVTEDLTVQAVPRLLISDMDHTLLREDSSISRANLEAIARHVAGGGLFTVASGRAPAAIRAFPELLPYLNAPVIAGNGGLVCDLHTGEIFYRHPLPAGLERLVAELMERFPEMGAAVYSGLDGFYALRTNANIEDLMAREKRPALPATVETAERPWNKVLLTQTHAYMLEVEAFLRPRVEGLARIVFSEDTYLEILPLEVSKGAALKLLLERIGVPREQVVALGDAMNDLEMLQYAGTGVAVSNADPALRAAADFVVCSNEEDAVRACLERFFGR comes from the coding sequence GTGCGGCATCGCCGACTACATCTGGAATTATCCCAGAGTCATGGTGGTGTTCTGGTTCGTATTTGCCGTGATGCTCTCGGGCGTCAAGCTGGCGAAGAAATCCAAGTAACGGAGGACCTGACCGTGCAAGCTGTCCCCAGACTCCTGATTTCCGACATGGACCATACTCTGCTCCGGGAGGACTCCTCCATCAGTAGGGCCAATCTGGAGGCCATCGCCCGCCATGTGGCGGGCGGCGGCCTTTTTACCGTGGCCTCCGGGCGGGCCCCGGCGGCCATCCGGGCGTTCCCGGAGCTGCTGCCCTATCTCAACGCGCCGGTGATCGCGGGCAACGGCGGTCTGGTCTGCGACCTGCACACCGGAGAGATCTTCTACCGCCATCCCCTCCCGGCAGGGCTGGAGCGTCTGGTGGCCGAGCTGATGGAGCGTTTTCCCGAGATGGGGGCTGCGGTCTACAGCGGACTGGACGGCTTTTACGCCCTGCGGACCAACGCCAACATCGAGGACCTGATGGCCCGGGAGAAGCGCCCCGCCCTGCCCGCCACGGTGGAGACGGCGGAGCGGCCGTGGAACAAGGTGCTGCTCACCCAGACCCACGCCTATATGCTGGAGGTGGAGGCTTTCCTGCGCCCCCGGGTGGAGGGGCTGGCCCGCATTGTTTTTTCCGAGGACACCTATCTGGAGATCCTGCCGCTGGAGGTGTCCAAGGGTGCGGCGCTGAAGCTGCTGTTGGAGCGCATCGGCGTGCCGCGGGAGCAGGTGGTGGCCCTGGGCGACGCCATGAACGACCTGGAGATGCTCCAATACGCCGGCACCGGCGTGGCGGTGTCCAATGCCGACCCGGCGCTCCGGGCGGCGGCCGACTTCGTCGTCTGCAGCAATGAGGAAGACGCCGTCCGCGCCTGTCTGGAGCGGTTCTTCGGACGATGA
- a CDS encoding metal-sensing transcriptional repressor — protein sequence MMADQKTVLRLLKTARGQMDGIIKMVEEDRYCIDISTQVMAAEAMLNRANQEILAAHLKHCVKTASTEAEREQKIDELIGMLGKLLK from the coding sequence ATGATGGCAGATCAGAAAACCGTCCTGCGCCTTTTAAAGACCGCCCGGGGACAGATGGACGGCATCATCAAGATGGTGGAGGAGGACCGCTACTGCATCGACATCTCCACCCAGGTCATGGCCGCCGAGGCCATGCTCAACCGGGCCAACCAGGAGATTTTGGCCGCGCATCTCAAGCATTGCGTCAAGACCGCCTCCACGGAAGCGGAACGGGAGCAAAAAATTGACGAATTGATTGGAATGTTGGGCAAGCTGTTAAAATAA